Genomic segment of Gasterosteus aculeatus chromosome 4, fGasAcu3.hap1.1, whole genome shotgun sequence:
AGAGAACATCATGTCTCTACATAAGCTCTGTgatgttatttatatatatatatatatatagtatatatatatatcaaatacatatatatcaaatgtgtgctatAGCATCAGTTAGATGTACagcagctgaagatggagagaacttttagcattggaagtaaaacaaacaggagaACTGCAGAGAAATTCCTCCACATGTCAAAGCGAAGGGGGACGAGTGCATATAGACGCTTTAGGACTGATAGTGCCCGGAACATCTTGCTAGCTGCTACGCtgagctagctgctaggctacttccatctcaacatctgcagaggaccaccactgtgtccctaaaagacagtgttttGAAAATGTCCCAACTAAATGTGGGACATTGTTGGACCTTCAAACATGTCAAATGATCGAGGGTTGAGAGGAAAATGCATGAGCAGAGCAGGaggagtcgctagttcaacatgtttcaCCTCCATCATGATCACATGTGTtgagtttgtttaaaaaatacaactaaACAACAATgtcagaaatacacattttctaGAGTGATTACTCGTTAATTTGTAACAtatagtctttagaagaaaaaaactctTAATCGcaattaatcgcgattaatggATAAATGTGAGATGGATTAGTTAAGTTTACAAACCAGGAATGAACTCACCTGTGCAAGCGGTGCTCCGGTGTGATGAATCTTTTGGTAATCCGCGTGCCGATGGTTATTCCCCTTCATCCATCCGTCCTCTGATGATCCCACAGATTCTTGAACTcaagttttatttcatttgtcaGTTTTGTAAACTTTGAAGAGGCGACTTGTTGCTTCTCTGAAATCGATCAAGTTCATCCGGCAGGCAGCGATCGGTTGGATCGATGAACGTGAGAGCGTTCCTCATTTAGGGAATGGGTATTTTTGAAATTTGAGtttaaattattaataataaatgattattAAGTATTTATGgggttttaaaataaagaaacgcGGCTAAAATTCTCAAGTTGAATTTGGAAAATGTCTGTAGTTAATTTGTGAAACGCTGaacaaaacaacttaaaataaaatatcaaatcaTGTAAATGTAGATTTTCAAAATGTTACGTTTCAACCTAACAAGCGACGGCTTTGATACTAATTCAGGGAATTCTGTTACAGGTTCAAATTCAAGATATTTGACCCACAAAAAGCGGCTTaattatttcagtattttttatatctttgtaGATTTCGTTAATTAGAGATAATTCTGTTCATATAacagtattttttattcttatcttattttattaaattttcTGTTTACATTGCACCAATTCATCAAGTCCAATGGGTGACATATGTGGCGATAAATGTTTTCTGATAAATATCTCAAATCAGATAATATTAAACAGCGTCAATCAGTCAAgcttgaattgttttttttactttacacatGAACTCTGCACGTTTAGATGACGTCACTGGCCAGATTATTAAAGAAGTGTGAGATCATTTCCTGGATCTCATTCTGTTTCTCAGGGCAGACGATACGGGGAGAAAGGGCTGGAGGGTTGCTATAGGAACTGCCTCCacgtgggggcggggcttctcctcctccacgcgggggcggggcttctcctcctccacgcgggggcggggcttctcctcctccacgcggGGGCGGTCGTGGTTTGgggaaaaacaataaacaaaagctGCACCTGATTCACAAACTGAGGATTAAAAATCATCTGTGCAGAGTcgagcgcgcgcgcgtgtgcgtgtgtgtttgtgtgtgtgtgtgtgtgtgtgtgtgtgtgtgtgtgtgtgtgaccctctTCAGTCTGCATATTTGGGTTTATTTGGTCTTATATTGTCTCCGCCTCAGAAAAAAACGAATGTAAACGTTAAacctgcattattattattacaataaatTACTAAGAGAATCATTAATCATAATATTAAAGTGCTACAAATCATTTCTAAGCCTTTGCCTCCCTGACTCGTGCGTGATGGAAGACGTGGTGCGTGTGGCGGGTGCGGGTTCCTCTGATGATCCAGGAGCGCGCCGCCTCCTGGCGGGGGGTCACACGTCGGTGAGCCTCCCGCTGCGGGCTCTCTGCGGGCTGCAGTTGGTGCGCATCACGGGGTCTGGGTCGTCCCGGTCCCGGTGGTCCAGCTTGGACAGGGACGACCCGCTGTCGCTGCGCTCGAGCTCCCCGAACTGCTGCTGGCCGCAGGTCACGTGCGTGTACCGGAACTGCTCCTCGCCCTCCGTCTCCCTGTGGTAGAAGTAGTTGAAGTTGGACACGATGACCGGCACCGGCAGCGCGATGGTCAGCACGCCGGCGATGGCGCACAGCGAGCCCACGATCTTCCCCCCGATGGTCACCGGGCACATGTCCCCGTAGCCCACCGTCGTCATGGAGACCACGGCCCACCAGAAGGCGTCGGGGATGCTGGTGAAGCCCGAGTCCGGGTCGTCCGTTTCGGCGAAGTACACGGCGCTGGAGAAGAGGATGACgccgatgaagaggaagaagatgagcaGGCCCAGCTCCCGCATGCTGGCCTTCAGGGTCTGCCCCAGGATCTGGAGCCCCTTGGAGTGGCGGGACAGCTTGAAGATGCGGAAGACCCTCACCAGGCGGATGACCCGCAGGATGGCCAGGGACATGGCCTGCTGCCCGTTCCCCTGGTGCTCCGCGAGTTGGAGCCCCAGCGTGATGAAGTAGGGCATGATGGCCACGATGTCGATGGAGTTCATCATGTTCTTGAAGAACGCAGGCTTGCTCGGGCACGCGAGGAACCGCACCAGCAGCTCGAAGGAGAACCAGATGATGCAGAGCGTCTCCACGATGAAGAACGGGTCCGTGAACGGGTTGGGCTTCTTGGCGCGCGCGGTTCCGTTTCCCGCCGGCAGCTCCCCAAACGCGCGCGGCTCCTCTCTGAACTCCGGTAAAGTCTCCAGGCAGAAGATGACGATGGAGATGAGGATCACGAGCACGGACACGATGGCGATGCCGCGCGCGGGCCCCGAGCTCTCCGGGTGCTCGAAGAGGAGCCAGACCTGCTTCTGGAACTCCTTCTCCGGCAGGGGCCGCTCCTCCTCCCGGATGAAGCCCTCGTCCTCCTTAAAGTTCTCGATCACCCCTTCCCCGAGCTCGTAGAACTTGAGCTCCTCCATGAAGATGTCCACGGGCACGTGCACGGGTCTCCGGAGCCGGCCCCCGGACTGGTAGTAGTACAGGATGGCGTCGAAGCTGGGCCGGTTCCGGTCGAAGAAGTACTCGTTCCTCAGCGGGTCGAAGTAGCGCATTCTCCTGCGCGGGTCCCCGAGGAGCGTGCGTGGGAACCGGGCCAGCGTCCTCAGCTGCGTCTCGAAGCGCAGCCCCGAGATGTTGACCACCACGCGCTCGCAGCAGTCGTGGTTCTCGGCGCGCTCAGGGTCGTGCACATCCTGGAGTGCCACAGTCTCATCCAGGTTCTCTCCGGTCACCACGGTCatgtcccctcccccctcccccctctccccctcttccacgcactcacacacagcgcatcccccccccccccctctctttggGTGCACGGTTTGTGCGCGTCACGCTGGTTCCGCTGGCTTCACCTGCTCCCGTCCACGTGTCACCGTCCGCTGTCCCGCCGCATCTTCCCCGAGGtgacgtgtgtttgtgcacgcgCTCTCactgaggaaggagaggggcgcacgcgcacgcacacgtatGCTGACAATGAATCAGAGGCAGCTAATTGCCACGAACGTGCGCCAAGTGTCCTCTGGCTTCGGGGGGGGTCCGGATTGTGGAGACTCGGCGTGCACACGGACTCGTGCGTAATGAAGCGGTTGTCTCCGGCGCGCGCGGGTTCAAGGTTATCACCTGAGCGGCGGCTTCTGGGGAAGCGGGAGGAGAAATAACGCAAATGAGAACGAGCACAGTCCGGATGCGCGAGAGCGCAAAGAGCGCGAGGGGTGTCGCGCGCAAACATGCGATTTTCATTCAAAGAAATTGGAATTGCGTCCGTGCACGTTGGTCCAGTGAAGGAGAACTTGTGGATCGGGTTCTTCTTGCGCGCGCTCACCCTCTCATCCGCGCATGACGCGCGCACGGGAGGGGCCGCGGCGGTTGTGCACGACTCTCCGGACGTGTCACGCCCGCGATGCAACACGTCTCCGCGGGGACGGTGAACGCTGCCGCGCGCGCAACAAGtcaagagagggagaaaataagtgaataataaaaagaaggAGCTGGAAGATGGAGAAGAGACGCGGCTGCAGCTCGAGGCGGTCACGTGTTTCCCTAAAATAGAAGGAAAAGTTTCCCATGAAAGACCCGAGGGAGCTTCAGGGAAATACAACTAAAacacgagagaaagagagaagaaacagaacACGATGAGCACGTTtatatgaaaacacacattaaaatactaattaaatACACTGTAAAGGACGTGTTCAAAGGTTTCTCCttacaacaaataaatatgtacaaaaagacaatggaccaatctcacacacaccttttttagTATATAATTCACAAGCAGAAattaaaaagatattttataaaataaaacagctgTTAAAAGCAGGAgatgtgaatgaataaatacaccaaagagagaagaagctgATGATAAACATCTGGATGGAAAATAAACGTCCTTCTGTcgtcaaacaggaagtcatcatCACTGGTTCCTTCCTCGGACAGCCAATCAGATTGTTCTGCTAGATTCTGGATCAGTGCGATAAATAAAGGTTTGTTTAATTGATGAATTAATACAATGAACaagttaacaaataaataaatatactgaATATACACCGTGTGTTTGATACCCAAACGTTTAACGCTGTGTCCTCTTGGACGTCTCGTCCAAAACTCGTGGCGTTGTCGTTTGttgacgtctatgggagcagaggagtcgccccctgctggtcactacagagaagtagagtcatttcctcatagacgtctatgggagcagaggagtcgccccctgctggtcactacagagaagtagagtcatttcctcatagacgtctatgggagcagaggagtcgccccctgctggtcactacagagaagtagagtcatttcctcatagacgtctatgggagcagaggagtcgccccctgctggtcactacagagaagtagagtcatttcctcatagacgtctatgggagcagaggagtcgccccctgctggtcactacagagaatgcagctttgaggCATGAAGCTCTGACTCCATACTGGAGGTTGCTGACTGCAGACACAACAGAAGCTCTGGTCAAGCTGATCTAAtctagtgccccccccccgctgtcctCTGGGTGATCTGACTGATGGGGGCAGACTTCTGGTTCCGGACCAAAGCAAACAACCAGCGTCCTGGAGACCCTGCTGGTATTTTTAGGGCCGGACTGCGCTGACGTCAGCGGTCGCAGTGAGAATAGCTCCGTCCATCAGCGGCCCGGCGCTCTGGGAACGCTGGCATCGGGGAACCACGAGGCAGAGACCACGCCCCCCTCGACCCCTCCCTTCCAAACCACGAGTACTTTCTACACGCAGTACTCAGCCTTCAGACCTACTACCTAAGTTCTGTCTGTTTAGTCCTTTGAGTTTGAGTTCAAACTCGGTGGccaaaaaaacatgaaagactCAACTTCAATTGAAGTGAACACTTCTCATGATGTTCTCCCCTCTGAGACAGAACTTTCTGAGGCTGTTATCGTCCACCGATGTGCGAGCGTGAGGCTCCGACCACTCGACCAATAGCTCGCTGTGTAAAGAGGAAAGGAACCGAGGAAAGGAACAGAGGAAAGAAACAGAGGAAAGGAACCGAGGAAAGAAACAGAGGAAAGGAACCGAGGAAAGGAACAGAGGAAAGGTGGTCGATCAGATGAAATAACACACAAGGTCACCTTCAGCGTCTCCACCTGCATACTGAACAGCTGGAGGATCACGTGTCCCACAGGCTCCGCCCACACCGAATGACCTTAATGTGACATCACGTTTGGTTCCAGTCCGCTGCAGCAGACTCAAAGACACAGGAGATGTTAAGCTCCGCCCTCACGGGACCACTTCCTGTTATGCTAATTGCCTCAGCGACAATTCAATTAGtctaaaagaataaaagtgaAACGAGGTCAAGTGATTTTAAAGTTATTAACTCATCAAACTTAAACGTCGCCTCCCTTCTTTAACTTCtaacagaaaacattttgaatatttcattctgTCTCATGAATAGTTTATTTAggattttaataaatgtataGTTTTTTTACGATTAGTTTTTATGAGGACTCTTTCTAATCCTGTGATTCGGCTTAATGTTAAAAATGAAAGAGTTGCGTTTCCCCTGAAAGTAAACgcgtctccttcctcttcctcttcctcttcctcttcctcttcgtaGGGTACCACTGAGGAACACCTCGGCCTGCAGGTCAAACATTCAACGTGAATAAAAAGTGTCGTCACCGCACGTGAGGCGCCATAAAACCCATCGATCTCCCTTTGGAAGGATTCTATTACGGAGTCCTCAGTGTCCTCCGCTGATGGACCatcgacctctgaccccgtctGCACCCCATCCATCTCAGCCTCAATTACCCATCAGCCACCGGGCCCATCGGGGACGAGGGAGACCCAGAAGAAACTTGTttcctttaaaaatgaatttaaaaaatcaagCAAGCTGAACCTCATCgaaaaataaaccttttcttAAAGAAGtaaaattaaatgattattatCTGCCACCATATTTATTGAGTTTAATCCAATTTTAGGAACAAACAAGCTTTTAGCTGCTTTTATCACTTACAATAATCAGTTTTCATCTTCCACCTTGTTGACGTTGTGCAGAAACAATGAAGGAAGAATATGATGAAGAAGAGTTGAGTGAATGttcatggtcctcagaggagGAACATCATGGAAAATAGAGCATCTCACTCGGAGGACGATAacgtttttgtatttcttaGAGTAGCTGcgggtgattgacagctgaccaagccccccccccccccccccccctgtggtccAGTGGGCGGGAGCTGACGGATGTGACGGATGTGATCGATGGTTCGTAAACTATTTGCCCACAAACACGACAGATTTCATTACAACAAAAGCCAAAGTGAAACCGGAGGAGACGGCTGCTGATGTAtgtgaaggaggggaggagtggaggggaggaggggaggatgggttgagggggggaggggagtttacctcctcctgcagcattcCTGGATCTCCTCTCAACAATAACGCGATGCTAAAAGTACAGACGTCtgtatttccttcatttaacGATTCATCTCAATAAATACGCTGTAGTTGTTTGTAGTTCTGGTTTGTTCAGGTGTCCCTCACGGCTCTGTTGTGGATCCTCTACTTTCAGAGAGGATCTTTTACCACTCTTCGTGAGGCGGAGGTTCTTTGTCCTGTGATTTGTTGATTGATTGTCCATCAAGCTTCTATTTAACGTGAAGGCCCGCCTCCCTTCCCATGAAGGAATGAAGAAGGAGTCTATTTATCATTACCTCACATTTAGTGAGATGATTTATGGCCGTTTAGACtggatgtgcccccccccccccccgtttatgcgtgtatgtatgtatgtgtttatgcgtgtatgtatgcatgtgttaatgcgtgtatgtatgcatgtgtttatgcgtgtatgtatgcatgtgtttatacgtgtatgtatgcatgtgtttatgcgtgtatgtatgcatgtgtttatgcgtgtatgtatgcatgtgtttatacgtgtatgtatgcatgtgtttatgcgtgtatgtatgcatgtgtttatgcgtgtatgtatgcatgtgtttatacgtgtatgtatgcatgtgtttatgcgtgtatgtatgcatgtgtttatacgtgttgtatgcatgtgtttatacgtgtatgtatgcatgtgtttatgcgtgtatgtatgcatgtgtttatgcgtgttgtatgcatgtgtttatacgtgttgtatgcatgtgtttatgcgtgtatgtatgcatgtgtttatgcgtgttgtatgcatgtgtttatgcgtgttgtatgcatgtgtttatgcgtgttgtatgcatgtgttaATGCGTGTATGTAtccatgtgtttatgcgtgtatgtatgcatgtgtttatgcgtgtatgtatgcatgtgtttatgcgtgtatgtatgcatgtgttaatgcgtgtatgtatgcatgtgtttatgcgtgtatgtcggcatgtgtttatgcgtgttgtatgcatgtgtttatgcgtgttgtatgcatgtgtttatacatgtatgtatgcatgtgtttatgcgtgttgtatgcatgtgtttatgcgtgtatgtatgcatgtgtttatacgtgtatgtatgcatgtgtttatgcgtgttgtatgcatgtgtttatgcgtgtatgtaggcatgtgtttatgcgtgtatgtatgcatgtgttaaTGCgtgttgtatgcatgtgtttatgcgtgtatgtcggcatgtgtttatgcgtgttgtatgcatgtgtttatgcgtgtatgtatgcatgtgtttatgcgtgtatgtatgcatgtgtttatgcgtgtatgtatgcatgtgtttatgcgtgttgtatgcatgtgtttatgcgtgtatgtcggcatgtgtttatgcgtgtatgtcggcatgtgtttatgcgtgttgtatgcatgtgtttatgtgtgtatgtatgcatgtgtttatgcgtgttgtatgcatgtgtttatgcgtgtatgtatgcatgtgtttatgcgtgtatgtatgcatgtgtttatgcgtgttgtatgcatgtgtttatgcgtgtatgtcggcatgtgtttatgcgtgttgtatgcatgtgtttatgcgtgtatgtatgcatgtgtgtatgcgtgttgtatgcatgtgtttatgcgtgtatgtatgcatgtgtctacgcgtgtatgtatgcatgtgtctacgcgtgtatgtatgcatgtgtttatgcgtgtatgtatgcatgtgtttatgcgtgtatgtatgcatgtgtctatgcgtgtatgtatgcatgtgtttatgcgtgtatgtatccatgtgtttatgcgtgtatgtatgcatgtgtttatgcgtgtatgtatgcatgtgtttatgcgtgtatgtatgcatgtgtttatgcgtgtatgtatgcatgtgtttatgcgtgtatgtatgcatgtgtttatgcgtgtatgtatgcatgtgtttatgcgtgtatgtatgcatgtgtttatgcgtgtatgtatgcatgtgtttatgcgtgtatgtatccatgtgtttatgcgtgtatgtatgcatgcattGGTCTATAATGACTTATTATAATAAcattttgtaataacattagtagaaGTAGATCAGCTGGATCCGCATGACTTGACCCTtgtaattgttttattgtttctctctagaaaaacaaaaaactaaattcattacttattttgcaaatattataaataaataaaaagtataaCACCTCCATTCAAAGAAATGCTGAACAATACACAGTGAAAAAACAATTAGagatattatgaatctttttatttttttattttttttattttttgacataACGTTATTGCAGAAACACATCAGCAGGTTTCATTCCTAGTTATTCCTTATTGCCCTGTTTCCTTTTTGTAACTGTAAATTAACAGGACTAATAAAGTTTATCTCCTGCTGGCGGATATGGAGACGACCTCGGCAGTAATAGACGTCTTTGTTTCAGCAGCGATTGTATCCTGCAGGACATTGAGAGGAATGTGAAAGACAAACAGCGAGCAGGAAGTGGTTCCTGGTGCTTCTGATAACCCGTCAATGATCCACTCGCCTATCGGCCTCCTGACACACAACTAGATCATAAACGGTCTTCATCGTGCTTCTTCAAGGTCGCATCGAGAGGGTTAAAAGTAAGAGCCGTCCCAATGAGCCGTCATCAAAAGACAAAGTTAGGAAGAAGCTTCTCCTGCTGTTGATGATAatgttgcctggcaacaaaCACTCACAAGCTGGAGGAACAGGTGCCGAGGACCTCTGCTGACACGGTGCTATTTTTACCAAAGAGACAAGCTTGTTGTCCCCCGCTGAGCGTGAGAATGTGACCATTAAAGCACAGCAGAAAGAAAGTGAAGGTATGTGGGGTGCTGatcaggtgtgggggggggggggggggggctacagagGGCGCAtaactaaaagaaaatataatataacCTTAAATCTCAAGTTCAGAGCTTcacgagttaaagctgcattctctgtagtgaccagcagggggcgactcctctgctcccatagacgtctatgaggaaatgactctacttctctgtagtgaccagcagggggcgactcctctgctcccatagacgtctatgaggaaatgactctacttctctgtagtgaccagcagggggcgactcctctgctcccatagacgtctatgaggaaatgactctacttctctgtagtgaccagcagggggcgactcctctgctcccatagacgtctatgaggacatgactctacttctctgtagtgaccagcagggggcgactcctctgctcccatagacgtctatgaggaaatgactctacttctctcttgatttattccctcagtaaacattgtaaacatgagtttatggtctcagtctctagtttcaagtcttcttcaacacagcgtgatgttcatttagtgacttatggtccatttagagtcaaacagaccatgaagtcAGTTGCTTGGTTAGAATCAAGTGATCGGCGGGGCAACACACTGATTGACTGTATAGAACCGGAGGTTGCAATCTGAGAAGCATAAACACAAGTTCAGGTGGATTCACGGGTTAAAGAGGGAAATCTGCTCAGGTGGTCTCCTGGAAACGAGTCCGTCCTGCAGGAGGACAGATGGACGACACGCAAAGCCAAAACCTCCCGCACGGCCTTTGATTACAGAGAGAGCTGTTCAACGCCGGAGGACAACGGGTCCGGACAGACGGAGCGGCCAGCAGGTTACTGATCCACCTACAAGGACTGATGCATCATGGGTAAATGTGTCTCCCTGGTGGTCATTAaggagaatgcagctttaactcgtgTCTGAGATGAAGGTTGCTGCTTGTTTGTATTTGATCGCCTGTTAAACGTCTGCTATTAAAATCTTTAGATGGTTTTTGTTGATCTTTAGTGTTCTTTGCTAACTTGATAtgtctcttcctgtgtgtgtgtgtgtgtgtgtgtgtgtgtgtgtgtgtgtgtgtgtgtgtgtgtgtgtgtgtgtgtgtgtgtgtgtgtgtgtgtgtgtgtgtgtgtgtcactgtctgCTGCAGTTTACAGATGGTGTCTCCCAAGGGTCACATCTCCAGGGTGGAGGACGTGTCTCCAGCTCACAGAGGAGGTGAAGGGGACAACGAGGGGAGGAGTTACGGACCTCTGATTGTGTATCATCTTCctgtccagcctgatctccaaaacctgttggtaaaaatgtgtacgaaaatcttgaagatacaaattcgtagtgatacatacgaaataaatacggactgcagctgatgacgtcaccgtgttcacagtgaacggggacctgcgccccgtaaacacacgtCGTGAAGTCTAACATgtcaaataaacgtgttatgattgatttttaacgagaaatcaatgttaacttgtaagaatagaatactgaccctaaccccctcaaaacatggttttggagatcaggtcGTCCTGTCAGCATCCGGCCCTCATCAGAGCCACCATGGGACCTTCTGCTCCTTCCACGTCAGAGGAGAAAGCCTCCGTGGGTCTGATGTCCTCTGGGGACCATTAACGTCTCTTGAACCTGCTGCATGCAGACTCATGTTGTATCACATCCCTTCCTGTTTGATCACATTTATCTAACTCTTTATCTTTAGTATCAAATATCCAACGTGAAGAGGAAGCCTGAAAGTCCCGCGGATCCGACCTCTAAGGTCAAACCACCTTTTCACTCCTCAGTGGAACcttttgaaatgagtttgttttcGCCACAAACAGTCTGTTATTGTTGTCATAAATATCTGACATAATCCATGACAATGTGGATGTGTGGTGATGAAACCTTTTTCCCTCCCAGGTGACGAACAGCAGACTTGTTTTCACGTTCTGCAGATAATTACTCAACTATCAGGCATCTTGTGTGTAGGTGATGATTGGATGTTTCATTGGTGTTTCATGATGAATCTGGAAGGTTCCTGTGAAGATGTGATTGCACAACTTTGGAAAGCCGCTGTTACAAGTCAAGACCTGtgagttttgaaaaatgacattaatgTTCTGAAGTATCAGTAATACCTGTAGtcgtatttcattttcatttacagtAATATCACATTTGATTCTTATAATCATTTTTAGTCCAACGAGGCTCTTTTGATGCAGAATATCTGCGTCGGCACTtgtgataaaaacacattcacatcGTGAGAAGTTACAAATGTTTTGCTGGTTTTTAGAATTTCGATCGAattaaattcatattttataCACACAGATTTACAGAAGTGCAAAACAACCGTAAGaaggttaaaagacagacagtccgactgtccaatcagaagagtccgtcctctgcttcctgctataaggccctcccCTCGTGACAATAATAAAACCAACCAATGAGAGAAGAGAAACCAGCTGCTCAGACTCTTCATGTCCAACCACAGAAATATGTCCTCGTCTTATCTGCAACTCACACACGGCCATTGGAAACCCAGAGGGATTCTGGGAAAATGTTCCCCATAAATCACAGTGATGCCTTTCAATGAGCGACATtatctccatgacaacaacTGGAgagtttctctttcttcttcagctCCGGGGCCCTGAAGGGATGATagaccagagtgtgtgtgagtgtggatgtgtgtgtgtgtatcaatgTGTTgatttttataaaaatataaataaacatcttCAAGAgccacaatatttaaaaaaatatatattttcaaatgttgaGTGTTTTATTCTCACTTTTAAATGAACGTCTTTTGCTTTTTTGGACTAAACGTGTCTCGACCTTGAGCTCACCTCTGAAAATCAATCCGGGTGTAAAGCGGCTGATTGTCCCCCAGCAGAGGCCACGGGACCCCCGTCCCACCCGGACGCCCCCGTCAAGCATCTCTCTACTGActgattacatcacatcacgttAGTCCATTTCATGCAGGAGGacgaaaagacaaaaatattaaTACAAACATTCCCCCTTATCTtactttacttatttatttttgtacataACAGTATATAATACTATTACTTCTTTCAACAGAATGTCTAATGAAGTGTAAATTTGAGATATTAAACATCCAGATAGGATactataagtatatatatatatatatatatatatatatatatatatatatatatatatatatatatatataacgtagTAACTGTTGAATCCATCAGAATATT
This window contains:
- the LOC120813384 gene encoding shaker-related potassium channel tsha2, with product MTVVTGENLDETVALQDVHDPERAENHDCCERVVVNISGLRFETQLRTLARFPRTLLGDPRRRMRYFDPLRNEYFFDRNRPSFDAILYYYQSGGRLRRPVHVPVDIFMEELKFYELGEGVIENFKEDEGFIREEERPLPEKEFQKQVWLLFEHPESSGPARGIAIVSVLVILISIVIFCLETLPEFREEPRAFGELPAGNGTARAKKPNPFTDPFFIVETLCIIWFSFELLVRFLACPSKPAFFKNMMNSIDIVAIMPYFITLGLQLAEHQGNGQQAMSLAILRVIRLVRVFRIFKLSRHSKGLQILGQTLKASMRELGLLIFFLFIGVILFSSAVYFAETDDPDSGFTSIPDAFWWAVVSMTTVGYGDMCPVTIGGKIVGSLCAIAGVLTIALPVPVIVSNFNYFYHRETEGEEQFRYTHVTCGQQQFGELERSDSGSSLSKLDHRDRDDPDPVMRTNCSPQRARSGRLTDV